The Felis catus isolate Fca126 chromosome X, F.catus_Fca126_mat1.0, whole genome shotgun sequence genome includes a region encoding these proteins:
- the FAM3A gene encoding protein FAM3A isoform X1, translated as MRLAGPLRIVALIVTVGLTWIVVSILLGGPGSGFPRIQQLFSSPENSATAEPRARKYKCGLPQPCPEEHLAFRMVSGAANVIGPKICLEDKMLMSSVKDNVGRGLNIALVNGVSGELIEARAFDMWAGDVNDLLKFIRPLHEGTLVFVASYDDPATKMNEETRKLFSDLGSKNVKDLAFRDSWVFVGAKGVQNKSPFEQHVKNSKHTNKYEGWPEALEMEGCIPRRTTAS; from the exons ATGAGGTTGGCAG GCCCCCTCCGCATTGTGGCCCTGATTGTCACCGTGGGCCTCACCTGGATCGTGGTCAGCATTCTCCTAGGTGGGCCTGGCAGTGGCTTTCCTCGTATCCAGCAACTCTTCTCCA GCCCAGAGAACTCAGCAACTGCAG AGCCACGAGCCAGGAAGTACAAATGCGGCCTACCCCAGCCATGTCCCGAGGAGCACCTGGCCTTCCGCATGGTCAGCGGGGCCGCCAATGTCATCGGACCAAAGATCTGCCTCGAAGATAAGAT GCTCATGAGCAGTGTCAAGGACAACGTGGGCCGTGGACTGAACATCGCCCTGGTGAACG GGGTCAGCGGTGAGCTCATCGAAGCCCGGGCCTTTGACATGTGGGCAGGAG ATGTCAACGATCTGCTGAAGTTTATTCGGCCACTGCATGAAGGTACCCTGGTGTTTGTGGCATCGTACGACGACCCAGCCACCAA GATGAACGAGGAGACCAGGAAGCTTTTCAGTGATCTGGGCAGCAAGAATGTGAAGGACCTGGCCTTCCGGGACAGCTGGGTGTTTGTGGGGGCCAAGGGCGTGCAGAACAAGAGCCCCTTTGAGCAG CACGTGAAGAACAGTAAGCACACCAATAAGTACGAAGGCTGGCCCGAGGCCCTGGAGATGGAAGGCTGCATCCCCAGGAGGACGACGGCTAGCTAG
- the FAM3A gene encoding protein FAM3A isoform X2: protein MRLAGPLRIVALIVTVGLTWIVVSILLGGPGSGFPRIQQLFSSPENSATAEPRARKYKCGLPQPCPEEHLAFRMVSGAANVIGPKICLEDKMLMSSVKDNVGRGLNIALVNDVNDLLKFIRPLHEGTLVFVASYDDPATKMNEETRKLFSDLGSKNVKDLAFRDSWVFVGAKGVQNKSPFEQHVKNSKHTNKYEGWPEALEMEGCIPRRTTAS, encoded by the exons ATGAGGTTGGCAG GCCCCCTCCGCATTGTGGCCCTGATTGTCACCGTGGGCCTCACCTGGATCGTGGTCAGCATTCTCCTAGGTGGGCCTGGCAGTGGCTTTCCTCGTATCCAGCAACTCTTCTCCA GCCCAGAGAACTCAGCAACTGCAG AGCCACGAGCCAGGAAGTACAAATGCGGCCTACCCCAGCCATGTCCCGAGGAGCACCTGGCCTTCCGCATGGTCAGCGGGGCCGCCAATGTCATCGGACCAAAGATCTGCCTCGAAGATAAGAT GCTCATGAGCAGTGTCAAGGACAACGTGGGCCGTGGACTGAACATCGCCCTGGTGAACG ATGTCAACGATCTGCTGAAGTTTATTCGGCCACTGCATGAAGGTACCCTGGTGTTTGTGGCATCGTACGACGACCCAGCCACCAA GATGAACGAGGAGACCAGGAAGCTTTTCAGTGATCTGGGCAGCAAGAATGTGAAGGACCTGGCCTTCCGGGACAGCTGGGTGTTTGTGGGGGCCAAGGGCGTGCAGAACAAGAGCCCCTTTGAGCAG CACGTGAAGAACAGTAAGCACACCAATAAGTACGAAGGCTGGCCCGAGGCCCTGGAGATGGAAGGCTGCATCCCCAGGAGGACGACGGCTAGCTAG